A region of the Salvelinus sp. IW2-2015 linkage group LG34, ASM291031v2, whole genome shotgun sequence genome:
gtctgagatatggattttctttgcaactctgcctagaaggtccagcatccggagtcgcctcttgcATGTTGACGTTGAGCTTGAGccgtgttttgcgggtactatttaatgaagctgccagttgaggacttgaggccaGGCAAAGCTCAGAGCACAGTGACATTTCACAGTACTCAGAACACTAGGAGGAGAAACATGCTAAAGTCAATGAATCTTACTGGACTCACAGATAGGCCTGTAGGCTGGATAGAAAACAACTGCATGCTAGACAGTGAGCGGATCCCACTGGAATGCAGACGGTATTATTGAGTAGAAAAATAGATACTGTGCTTCATGTCTTTCTATTTTGTTACAGTGACACAGGCTAGAAATGACAAGATACTAGTAAAGCTCAACTCCCTTAGCATAAATAGGCTATTGTAGATCCAGTATTGTAGATCCAGTTTAGAAAACGTAAGATACTTATAACATTGAATTCTTCTTCCAKATAGACAGGCCCCACAGGCTAGTGGAAACAGAATGACATATAGCATACAAACAACACTGCATTTTGGTAGCACAAAGATATGCCCAAAGGCTAAGCTGCATTGCAGTAAAATACKgatcaacctggtctcagagcatttcgtattattctgtatgtaaatccgagatactcaatttagtatgataactctgttacgtttcgtatggcatgtattcatttgtggatgtcaatCACCCACTTCGTATGGCATGAATCACTATTTGTATTGAATGTTATGAAATTGCAAATCATACAATATGTCTAGGAATTTGCCAAAgcataatatgttacgaatttgctgaacatatgatatgttatgaattctagctaggttgctaacattagctagctgggtaATGTTTGGTAGGCTAgcggttagggttgagggttagggttaaggttaagtttaggagttaggttaaagggttagaggAYCTAAAAAGTAGTaggtagttgaaaagttgctaattagctaaaatgctaaagttgtcggTGATGAGATTCGAAATCGCAACATTTGGCTTGCTAGACGTTCATGTTACACGCCCACCCATCCGCCCAAGTTCAGTTTTTGCCTTAAGCAACCATCTCtgttatgtaaccataccaaatgtaacatatactaGTGTCSGAGTCCCGGATTTACMTTTACTATGTTACYTCTAGTCTATGAGATCAGGCTGTACAGATAGCTCAATAGATACATACCAACTACCCCCTCTGCACCTCTCTAGCATACGAAACATGTTAGCCACATTTAAGTATGCTGTCATACATATCAATGGCGTACYTGAGTGGCACATTTCAGCAAGGACAATTGTACAAACAGCTAGCGACTCTGCCGCCCTATAAAAAATCCTCGCTACATTAAGTGTGCTGGCATAGCCTACAGATAAATGTGCACAATGGACATTACAGTAAGGATGARGCTATAAAGTGGGATACGAGCGTTACAAAACACAGGAGGCTAAGGAAACATGCTACAGTACACATGTGAACCACATTTCGGCAGACGTATCGGGGTCAAGCTGAATGTATGCAGGGTCGTGCTAAAGGTCAgcagcagacacaaacacaacgcATTCACAGGACTCCCTTGGGAAAGAGGTCCTCTGACCTTAATGATACTTCCTGGTTAAGGTTAAATTGAAAAATGAACTCAGGCCAAAAGGATGTTTCTCATCTCGGCTACTGTTAAGGTCACTCTACAAATGTAAAGGACCTGCACTGCACACTCTCCAAAATTCTACTTTGATGACATACTTAGGTAGAAGCCTAGTCTTTGAACACCCCCTGTTACTATGCATCATTTGTTGTTTACATTGGATGCCatctttgtttttatttctaaagATTATTCATGATAAAACAACAACTAGCCAATGTGAAATCAATTAATACCCTATCAAAATGGTCAGGGATCGTAAAAGCGATACGGTATCCAATGGCGTAGAGACACGCTATGTGCTCCTGTGCTCACTGTAGTGATTCTGACGCACAGTGTACGCGCGTCGGACACAGGGACATATTTTCGAAGGCGAGGTCAACACACATTCATTTGATGTCTTCATCCGGAGACGATTAGACAGTGTGCCAAAGTCAAGTCTCCAATCAACAGTCAACACACAGACCCATTTTAACAGTTCATTCCCATCTGTTTGATTTCACATGGGGCGGCGGAGCAAAGTGTTTTATAACCGTTCGACATACGAACAGACAAAGAAGACACATGGACGGTCAGTGTAGACACATGCAGAACGGGTACGCAGATATTCATCTTGgtatctgtctgtttgtctgtctcMCTCTGTTCTCATTATGGCTAARGAAGGATGACAGTGAGCCTTGCGAARGGCGTTATTAATACTCGAGTCGAGGCAGGGATTAGAATGCTATGGGGTGGAGTAACCTCTTCCCACTGTGTGTGTCCAAGCACAGAAAAAACAAATACTCTATGGCAATGTCACTGCAAGGGCAGAGTGTGCCAAGGAAGGGTCGTGGTAGAGATACGGCTGCTAGCTGTGAAAAGTGGGTTGTGGGTAGCCTGGATGTCAATCTGTTTGTGCTTTATCGAAGTGCTCCTCGTGCTTTGTGATCGTCACGTCTGGTTTTCTATGAACGATTTcccaccagaacacacacactctatgcgctccaagtttcaagttgtattagtcgtgtgtacaggatacacatggtacacAGCATCCAACAAAAGGATTACTTACAGGCTCCTTCTTTACAATGGAACAACAATAAGaggtaataaaatataaaaataccaacataaagtaaatggctcagtagcatcagtataatacagaaaggcacaatttatagtccaatgtTTACACTTGTTTTGGGAAAAGGGGTGATTGGAGGAAAAGTGTttcaattgtgcagtatttagaaATCATAATAAGAGTCagtttgatgtgtgtgtagcgtgtgtgtgtgcttgtgtatgtgtgtgtgtgtgcgcgtgcgtgcgtgtgtgtgtgaaagagtgtATATCTGTGTAGGTGAGTGAGGGAGTGGAGGGCGTggagagtcagtgcaggtggtcagtccagttcaagtgttcagcagtctgatggtttgtagatagaaactgtccctgagcctgttggtatcagacctcatgctccgttTGCCCAATGGgagtgaacagctcgtggctgcGGGCCTTCCTTAGGTACCGTTTCGAGTAGATATCCTGGATGGTCGGYAGCACGGTCCCWGTGATGCACTGGGCCYTCttcaccacctgctggagggccttgcggtcatGGGCGGAGAAATTGTCATACCAGGCTATGATGCAACGGGTCAGgacgctctcaatggtgcagcagtAATATTTGGAGAGGTCCCGGGGCGgcatgccgaatttcttcagccgccgtAGGAAATAGAGACGCTACTGCGCCCTCTTGACGAGCGATAGTGTTGTTGGTCTTATGTCAAgtccttggtgatgtggacacctgctgactctctctactgcagtcccgttgatgtggatctggtacctgaagtcaacaatcaactccttaaTTTtaatgacgttgagggagaggttgttgtcctggcaccacaatgccagttcacttaccttctccctataggctgactcgtcgttgttggttatcaggcctagaACCgtagtgtcgtcagcaaacttgatgatggagttggtttcgtgcaaagccacgcagtcgtgggtgaacagggagtacagcagagggctgaggaccCCTATATTAAGAGTCAGTATGGAGTAGTGGTTGTTGCCAATCCTCTGATATAGAGTTGTCAGCTTAGGGCGAAGGGGAATTGAGGTGCGAGAAATATGGTTGTTGTTCATTTTCAGTTGGTTTATGGATCTGTGTCCAGGTTGCATTGCATCAAAAGTGTAAATCCACCCCAGCTTTTCTGTCAAACGTCTAAACGTTCGATCCTGGATCATAACTCACTGTGCAACTGATTTGGCACGCGAGAGAGGCAGGAGGTGACAGAGGTATAAAAAGGCGACAGTGTTACTGACCTGTCCAAAGAGAGTGTTGAGGTAGGACAGGTAGACGGCTGCTACAGAGCCCTGGCTGTGGCTCCTGCCACTCTTGGAGCTGTTGCTATTTTCTCCTGACTTGGGCTGGCGGAGCCCGGAGCGCCCAGGCGTCCCCTGTGCCGGGGGGGTGTTTGACGACGTGCTGTTAggggacggagagaaagagaataggaCAAAAGGGTCTGACTTCCTCTTTGTCAACATTATCATCTTTGCCATTGTGTCATCACCGTTATCTTTGCGGGTGGGTCTCACTTACCTTGATCTGGGTGAGGGCGCTCCTCCCTTTTTTGTCCCTTTCTGAGAcatgctgagggagagagagagagaattgtaaCAACTGCTGATGTCAGGAGGGCTTTATGaatatacatttgattgatttattgagaagagaaagaaagaaagaaagaaagaaagaaagaaagaaagaaagaaagaaagaaagaaagaaagaaagaaagaaagaaagaaagaagaaaataatataattctttaaccaggccttcgccagggttgtaATCAGAGCCCTGcacttcaatatttacatcaacgaattgaccactattctagaaaaatcttTAGCCcttggtgttagtctccacaattcagaggttaaatgccagacctgtgcctgctgtcacccacagcacaatatctacagcagagcctagacctgctagagcagtactgacAGAACTGGCCCCTGGCAGTAAACCGtaaaaagacaaaaataataatttaacagAGAAGATGCatatctcagggaattagaccaatgttctcaattggtacaaaatatatagagtactgcacacactacaattacttaggtttaaaaaataagctcaactggacaccttaatgatgcagagagagaaagcatgcagGGCTGaattcacaaacctgttctactaacacactgaagcctcaggaccagaacatccaatcaatcagaataaaccaaattacaacacagtcaaaactacTTTACTTAccgggaaacacaagcacaaagaaAAATGAactgctatctggccctaaatcgacagtacaccgtggcaaactatttgaccatggttattgatcaaaaccttagaaaaacattCACAAAGTACAGTCTCAATGAGCGCATTGAGTTGCACACAGTGGTTGCACACTGCAATGTGTGGATCGAACGTACAGCAGAACCTAAGACAGAGCTGATTTTAacccttgattattgttgttactgttgtcccattgacaatattgattattattatttaaatgatGTTACTTTTGCaaatctccaaagtaagctttggcaatatgtacattgttacgtcatgccgcccaacaacaaaaaatgctaatttaatatagagagagagagagaagagagagagagagagagagaggagagagagcagagagagagagagagagagagagagagagagagagaggagagagagagagagagagagcagagagagagagagggagagagagagagagagaggagagagagagagagagagagagagagatgagagagagagagagagagagagaaaccaaggagggcctacagcagcactagatcttctgcacagattctgtcagacctgggccctgacagtaaatctcagtaagaccaaattaATGGGTTCTTCAAAAAAGGTCCAAGTCACCAGgcaccacaaattccatctagacaccgttgcccctagagcacacaaaaactatacatacctcggcctaacatcagcaccacaggttaACTTCCAAacagctgtgaacgatctgaagagacaaggcaagaagggccttctatgcctatcaaaaggaacataaatttcacaataccaattaggatctggctaaaatacttgaatcagtcatagagccattgcccttttatggttgtgaggtctggggtccgctcactcAACCAATGATTTCACAAAAATGggaaacaccaaattgagatctGCAGTGCAGAAATTCTGCAAATAAATATCTCGTGTACAACGTGAACACCAAATTAATGCCATGCAGAGCAAATTAGGGATCACCCTCACTAATTATTCCAAATCCAGAAAGAGCTGTTTTAAATTCTACAACacaacctaaaaggaagcgattccaaacaCCTTCATCAATACAAAGCCAATCACTACGAGAGTATGAACCTGACAAGAGTCCCTAAGCCAAGCTTTGGTCTAGGGTCTGTTCATCCAAACACGAACACATCTacccagagccccaggacaactaGCACAATTAGACCCCCCAAATTCATGAGAAAACTACAAGATTTATTATCTCTGCTCCACCATCCCTTCTGTGCACAAGATTAAACTCAAAAAACTAGCAGCAATCTAGAACTGCCATTTTggcccctaaacagagagtagtcCTACATTGGCAGTAATATTTCTTGACTCTCTGTGACTTCTGTACCTAATACTTAACGTCGTACAATCTTCTTGCCTATGTACATCGCTTATTCTCTCTTATTGTCTCTGAGCTATCAGTCTTTCTGCCTATTTGCAAGTTCAAAGCGCCTCCTGCCTGCTAGGTTCCAAGACATTTCGTGCTTCACTGAGATAACAGATGTCGTACTTGTGCCACATCTTGCCTCCAAATCATGAGGTGGTGAAACTGACTGctcgcctcctctccctcctcaaccTCCTGCGCCCTCACTGTATTGACCATATCTTACGATAGAGTACATAATTTATCTCCTCAGATTATCAATAACAGATCCACAAGAGAATTTCGAACGCAAATCATTTTTTATTGTGATAATAACTCGACGGTAACAATGGGTTACCATACTAATGGGTTGATATGCCAAAAATTCCACAGTGGTGCCATCGCCTATATGGGATTTTTGGTCAAAAGCTTAGACAGATTTCTGTTCGTTAAATCCCATCTGTTGacccacaagaaaagggcaacccagTGAAGAACAATCACTTCTGACTGGCTAAATCCACCACTCCAACTACATCCACCGCGAGGTTTTACTTTCTTATGATTGTTTTTTTTGCTTATTAGCTTGTGTGCTTTTACCATTTCTGTGGCCACTTGTTACATTAAACACTGCTATTATATGACTTTTAGATATGAcatctctgtcacatgtcctCTTATTGTTTTGAATATAGGGCTGGGTCTGTATGGTGCCTGACTCAAGTTGTTGTGCTTGTTCGGCACCTATGTTTGGAGCACTGGTAACTTTGTATTTGGTTTTTTCTTCTGATGTTTTTGAGCTTATCACTTCCTTTGTAATACTATTGGTCAAAATCTAGTTCCATACGGTGTACCCTTCAGCTCTTGCGATTTTGAGGGCACAATGATAGCAGTTTCATTACTTATactttgtttgtctctgtgttctcATGCCACATAGAGGCCTCCCTTGGATAATTGAGATTgacttgagagagagatgagagagaagagagaggtataTGTTATGAGGGGAGAACTTTGGTGTTGAAGAATTGGGTTTTTATTAGCTGAGGGATGGTATGGATGTTGCTAGGTCCTGAGAGGAGCTATGCAGTATGTGAAAGGTAGAACAGGTTGTGATGAAGTTATCGGCGACCTGCTGCTTCTCTGACTCTGCATCAATTACAGAATACAGTTGATAGCGACCGCCACTACAAACTACCTCCACTAGAGGCCCACGACGTCTCCTACTACCTTCACTACTCAGTGATTGTACACTTACCGAATGTCTACCCCACTAGCCAGCCACGACCCACACTACTTCCCACGTACCAACTACCCCACTTACCACTACCACCACGACCCATACTACCTTGCAACTACCGTATCGACACTGCGCCACTATGCCCACTAACCTAACGGACCCTACTTCTGCGTAATCCACCGACCTAAACTATCATCTTGTTACACCTATTAATTTCCAGCGTATATTCGTTCACTACCTCGGTTTGCCATAGACCCCAACTACAAGCCGGGGTTCTCCACCGAACCAGCAACTACAATCTCACCCCATCCACGACCTAAAACTACCGCGTCTCACGCTAGCGCCACTACAACTATCCCGCTCCACCGATGCCCAGACTACCGTCAACTAACCGTGTATAAATTAATCGTGGTCGCACTACTCAGGTGCCCACGAGTAGCACCAACTAACACCAACTACCGCCAACTAGCACTCCGTCTGTTCTCTGAGTTAGTCGCACTAGCACCGACAACCTTAACCCACTACCCAGGGCAGTCGTTTTCCACGACCCAAATTACCTCCATCGAACCAACAACTACCTCCACTACCAAAAACTACCAGTCTCCACGACCAAAATCTCATCCTCCACTTTATACCGTAACTACCTTCCACGACGCATGCAACTCCTCCAAAACCCAACTACCTCCACTAGCCCACTACCCGACTACCACCAGACCAACACCACCCACGTACCACATACCCCACGACCCAATACCGGCCAACTACCCGAAAGACTACCACTACCCCCACCGACCAAGACTACCTGCCACTGAGCCCACTGGGGGACCGCAACACCGGCCACAACCCAACTAGCCCAACTAGCCTAACTaccccacgacccaactacccGCCACGAACTCGCAGCACTACGCCGCCACGAACCGCAACTACCCGCCACTACCGAACATACCGTGCGCCAACGACCCAACTATCCCACGACCCAACTATAACCCccacacccaactacctccaCGACCCACTACCTCACGGACCCAACTACCCCACGACCCAATTACCCCCGACCCCACTAACCCCAACTACCTCCACTACCAACTACCCCACTACCCGGACCCAGAAGCCCAACTAACCGCCACGACCCAACTACCCCACTACACTACCCCAGCAATACAAGACCACCACTAGCCCAACGACCCAACTACGCCCCACTTACCACTACCCCACTACCCAACTACCCCACTACAAACGGACCCCACTACCAACGTACACCCTAGCCCACGACCCACTACGTCCACGACGCCAACTAACCGCCAACGACCAACTACCTACCACTAGCTCCAACGACCCATGACTACCCACGACCACCTACCCGCAACACTAGCCCACGCGACCGCCAACTACACTCCACTACCAACTACCCTTACTAACTACCCCACTACCAACGCACCCCACTACCAACGACCCCACTAGCCCACGACCCACTACCTCCAGTCTACCAACTACCGGCCAACTACAACTAACCACACTAACCAACTACCACACACCAACTACCCCACTACCAACGACCCCATACCAACCTAACCCGCGCACTAGCCGCACGaccccactacccactaccccaTACGCAAATCGACCCCACTGCGACCTAACTACCCCACGACTCCAACTAACCAGCCACTACTCCCCAACTACCCGCACTACACGCCACGACCAACTACCGCGCGGCAGCAGGAGCGCTAGGACGTTAGTGCGACACGAGCGGTAATATTGTGGCCACACTCAACTACCCCACGACCACTACCGCCACTACTAACCTACCCTTCCGACCCACTACCCGCCTACGCCATTAGCCCTACTAACCAACTACCCCACGACCACAACTACCCCACTATCCAAACTACCCACGACCAAATCTACCCTCACTACCCAACCTTACCCTCCCCACGACCAAACTACCGCCCTAGCGCCCACTACCTTCACTCCGTATCCTACGAAACTACCCAGACTACCAAACTGAGCCCCACTAACCCCACTAAGCCCTCATACCTTCATATATGTCCAACTATTGCCAACCACCCAGCCATATACTCCACCGACCCAACGCTACCCCAGACCGCTTCTTCATCGACTCTATCGACCCTCTCCAACTTACCTCACGACCCATACTACTCCTCCATATATCACTCTCTAGTCTTCATGTCTGCTGCGCTTTGACCCCACGACCAATACTACCTCCACTGTACTTTCCTTACCGTTACATCCTATATCCGCTTCCGACGTACCCAAACTACCGTCCATGCTACCGCACAACTACCTACTACCCTCCGCTCCGATCCAACTCCCGCCTAGCCCACGACAGAGCTACCCACGTCCAACTACCTTCCGTCCGCCCCTCACTACCCTCCTTCCCAGCGATCAACATCACTAGCCCTATCCCTCCAAACTAACCCAGCGTCCAAAGAGTATGGGTTCTGTCCACCACTTAGGCCCACGGACCCAACATACCGCCACAACCCAACTACCGCTCACACTACAACTGACCTGCGATCGCCCAACACCTGTCGTTCAACGACCACTCGCGCCACGACCCCACTGACTTCTCCGCCACTAACAAACTAACCCACTAGCCCACTGACCGACTACCCACCGGCCACTCCCCTGCAACCACTTCCCCACGACCCCAACCTTGAAAGAGCTACCGCAACTACCTCAACCTTCCAGCCAAACTACCCAGGTGCACCCACGACCC
Encoded here:
- the LOC111958343 gene encoding calcium-binding protein 4, coding for MSQKGTKKGGAPSPRSSTSSNTPPAQGTPGRSGLRQPKSGENSNSSKSGRSHSQGSVAAVYLSYLNTLFGQDRELMPEELDELQVAFKEFDHDGDGFLHYKDVADCMRTMGYMPTEMELIEIIQQIKMKSAGHVDSMRFLH